In Bubalus bubalis isolate 160015118507 breed Murrah chromosome 3, NDDB_SH_1, whole genome shotgun sequence, a genomic segment contains:
- the ATP6V1B2 gene encoding V-type proton ATPase subunit B, brain isoform: MALRAMRGIVNGAAPELPVATSGPLAGSREQALAVSRNYLSQPRLTYKTVSGVNGPLVILDHVKFPRYAEIVHLTLPDGTKRSGQVLEVSGSKAVVQVFEGTSGIDAKKTSCEFTGDILRTPVSEDMLGRVFNGSGKPIDRGPVVLAEDFLDIMGQPINPQCRIYPEEMIQTGISAIDGMNSIARGQKIPIFSAAGLPHNEIAAQICRQAGLVKKSKDVVDYSEENFAIVFAAMGVNMETARFFKSDFEENGSMDNVCLFLNLANDPTIERIITPRLALTTAEFLAYQCEKHVLVILTDMSSYAEALREVSAAREEVPGRRGFPGYMYTDLATIYERAGRVEGRNGSITQIPILTMPNDDITHPIPDLTGYITEGQIYVDRQLHNRQIYPPINVLPSLSRLMKSAIGEGMTRKDHADVSNQLYACYAIGKDVQAMKAVVGEEALTSDDLLYLEFLQKFERNFIAQGPYENRTVYETLDIGWQLLRIFPKEMLKRIPQSTLSEFYPRDSAKH; the protein is encoded by the exons ATGGCGCTGCGGGCGATGCGGGGGATCGTGAACGGGGCCGCGCCTGAGCTACCAGTAGCCACCAGCGGGCCCCTGGCGGGGTCTCGAGAGCAGGCGCTGGCAGTTAGCCGGAACTACCTCTCCCAGCCTCGTCTCA CATACAAGACAGTATCAGGAGTTAATGGTCCACTAGTGATCTTAGATCATGTTAAG ttTCCCAGATATGCTGAGATTGTGCACTTAACACTACCTGACGGGACGAAGCGGAGTGGGCAAGTTCTAGAAGTTAGTGGTTCCAAAGCTGTGGTTCAG GTATTTGAAGGGACTTCAGGTATAGATGCCAAGAAAACGTCCTGTGAGTTTACCGGGGATATTCTCCGAACGCCAGTGTCTGAGGATATGCTTG GTCGGGTATTCAATGGATCAGGAAAACCCATTGACAGAGGTCCTGTTGTCCTAGCTGAAGACTTCCTTGACATCATGG GCCAGCCAATCAATCCTCAATGTCGAATCTATCCAGAGGAGATGATTCAGACTGGCATTTCGGCCATAGATGGCATGAACAGTATTGCTCGGGGGCAAAAGATTCCTATCTTCTCTGCTGCTGGCTTACCGCACAATGAG ATTGCAGCTCAAATCTGTCGCCAGGCTGGTTTGGTAAAAAAATCCAAAGATGTAGTGGACTACAGTGAGGAAAATTTTGCGATTGTATTTGCTGCTATGGGT GTAAACATGGAAACTGCCCGGTTCTTCAAATCTGACTTTGAGGAAAATGGCTCAATGGACAACGTCTGCCTGTTTTTGAACTTGGCTAATGACCCAAC TATTGAGCGAATTATCACTCCTCGATTGGCTCTAACCACGGCCGAGTTCCTGGCCTATCAGTGTGAGAAACATGTATTGGTTATCCTAACAGACATGAGTTCTTATGCTGAAGCACTTCGAGAG GTTTCAGCAGCCAGGGAGGAGGTTCCTGGTCGACGAGGTTTCCCAGGTTACATGTACACAGATTTAGCCACAATATATGAACGTGCTGGTCGAGTGGAAGGTCGAAATGGCTCTATTACTCAAATTCCTATTCTCACCATGCCTAACGATG ATATTACTCACCCAATCCCTGACTTGACTGGATATATTACAGAGGGGCAGATCTATGTGGACAGACAGCTACACAACAGACAG ATTTACCCACCCATTAATGTGCTGCCCTCCTTGTCGCGGTTGATGAAGTCTGCTATTGGAGAAGGCATGACCAGAAAGGATCACGCCGATGTGTCTAACCAGCTG TATGCGTGCTACGCTATTGGTAAGGATGTACAAGCCATGAAAGCTGTCGTTGGAGAAGAAGCTCTTACCTCAGATGATCTTCTTTACTTGGAATTTCTGCAGAAGTTTGAGAGGAACTTTATTGCTCAGG GTCCTTATGAAAACCGCACTGTGTATGAGACTTTGGACATTGGCTGGCAACTGCTCCGAATCTTCCCCAaagaaatgctgaagaggatCCCTCAGAGCACCCTGAGCGAATTCTACCCTCGAGACTCTGCGAAGCATTAG